A region of the Desulforhopalus sp. genome:
CAACTGCTTGGTAGTGGATATTCTCTCTTTTTCCCGATAGTTGACGATCGCCGCAGCAATCGGCCTAGCCTGCCGCTCTTCGCCGAAATAGAAAAAAATATCGGCCAGCTCCTCTTCCGAACAGGTTGCGAGAATCGATTGGGCTGTGTTCGGATTTCGATTATCCATACGCATATCCAGAACTTCATCACGCTGAAAACTGAAGCCACGCTGCCCCATGTCAAGCTGCAGGGAAGAGAGACCGATATCAATCAACAGACCGTCTATCTCGCTAACCCCAGCCTCACCAAGCCCAACCGCCAATTCTGCGAAATTTCGTCTAATGATGGTCAATCTTGGGGCATATTCCTGCAATCGTCCGGCACTGCGGCCGAGGGCACTTTCATCCCATTCAAAGGCCACGACCCTACCATCCGGGGCTGACCGCCGGAGGATTTCCGCACTGTGCCCCCCCAAGCCCAAAGTGCCGTCGACATAGATCCCGCCGGAAG
Encoded here:
- the rsmH gene encoding 16S rRNA (cytosine(1402)-N(4))-methyltransferase RsmH; protein product: MTDERPVEQIHRSVLLEECMDFLQPASGGIYVDGTLGLGGHSAEILRRSAPDGRVVAFEWDESALGRSAGRLQEYAPRLTIIRRNFAELAVGLGEAGVSEIDGLLIDIGLSSLQLDMGQRGFSFQRDEVLDMRMDNRNPNTAQSILATCSEEELADIFFYFGEERQARPIAAAIVNYREKERISTTKQLVSIIVKAVPRRFHPPKIHVATKVFQALRIAVNTELENLARIIDDATQFLKPGARLCVISFHSLEDRIVKRKFKNNGMLEVLTGKPVIPSSAEIAANARSRSARLRVAQKKG